A genome region from Geminocystis sp. M7585_C2015_104 includes the following:
- a CDS encoding tRNA (cytidine(34)-2'-O)-methyltransferase yields the protein MPRIVLVHPQIPPNTGNIARSCAAMDVELHLVAPLGFEIGDRYLKRAGLDYWPYVRLTYHPSEDYFLQHAKEKGGRLIGLSVRGKTNYLDCQYRDDDWLLFGSETDGLPQKILDACDLTCYIKMRNPFVRSLNLSVSVSVVLFESLRQLGYTTTVN from the coding sequence ATGCCAAGAATAGTTCTAGTGCATCCACAAATTCCCCCTAATACTGGCAATATTGCCCGCAGTTGTGCCGCCATGGATGTGGAGTTGCATTTAGTGGCACCTTTGGGTTTTGAAATCGGCGATAGGTATTTAAAAAGGGCTGGATTGGACTATTGGCCCTATGTTAGACTAACCTATCATCCCAGTGAAGACTATTTTTTGCAACATGCCAAGGAAAAGGGGGGAAGGCTTATTGGTTTGAGTGTCAGGGGTAAGACTAATTATCTTGACTGTCAATACCGAGATGATGATTGGTTACTCTTCGGGAGTGAGACTGACGGCTTGCCCCAGAAAATTTTAGATGCCTGTGATCTTACTTGTTATATTAAGATGAGAAATCCATTTGTTCGCAGTCTTAATTTGTCTGTGAGTGTTTCTGTAGTTTTATTTGAATCCTTGCGACAATTAGGATACACCACCACTGTAAATTAA
- a CDS encoding 2Fe-2S iron-sulfur cluster binding domain-containing protein encodes MSVRVTFQPDNVTVSAESGESILAVAKRAGIFIPTGCLMGSCHACEVELEDGTPICACISAIPVDSEELTIYLYGDPVW; translated from the coding sequence ATGAGTGTAAGGGTAACGTTTCAACCGGATAATGTGACGGTGTCGGCGGAAAGTGGAGAATCTATATTGGCAGTAGCTAAACGAGCTGGTATTTTTATTCCTACAGGTTGTTTGATGGGTTCATGTCATGCCTGTGAGGTAGAATTAGAGGATGGTACACCCATTTGTGCTTGTATTAGTGCTATCCCCGTTGATAGTGAGGAGTTAACCATATACCTCTATGGTGACCCAGTGTGGTAG
- a CDS encoding coproporphyrinogen III oxidase, whose protein sequence is MIINAAYIHIPFCRRRCFYCDFPITVLGENGANVYISLQEEYVDFLCREIRATPKKTSSLATVFFGGGTPSLLYLEGLAKVLDALSQHLGISKDAEVSIEIDPATFDLNKLKKYKSLGVNRITLGIQAFQDNLLQSIGRSHRLKDIQQAIDDIYQADFDNWGLDLISGLPYQTLDDWQQSLAKAVELQPKHISCYDLVLEPTTVFGKKYQAGKKPLPTEENTAEMYCMAVATLEAAGYHHYEISNYAKPGYECRHNQVYWLNQPYYGFGMGAASYTDNIRFTRPRTRQQYYAWVVDYERKGGILEIPPVSETDRFLETLMLGLRLKKGVNLAGLEAEYGQNFVKKLISSLRDFALEKLVILDEKEGIIRLASPLGFLYSNTILSRIFAEFLDER, encoded by the coding sequence ATGATTATAAATGCAGCCTATATTCACATTCCCTTTTGTCGTCGTCGTTGTTTTTATTGTGACTTCCCCATTACTGTTTTGGGAGAAAATGGGGCAAATGTTTATATATCTCTTCAGGAAGAGTATGTTGATTTTCTGTGCCGAGAAATTAGGGCTACTCCTAAAAAGACATCTTCTCTAGCCACAGTATTCTTCGGGGGAGGTACACCTTCATTGCTTTACTTGGAGGGTTTGGCCAAAGTATTAGACGCACTGTCGCAACATCTTGGAATTAGTAAAGATGCGGAAGTTTCTATAGAAATAGATCCAGCTACCTTCGATTTAAATAAGCTGAAAAAATATAAATCCCTAGGAGTAAATAGGATTACCTTGGGGATACAGGCATTTCAAGACAATTTATTACAGAGTATCGGCAGAAGCCACCGCCTAAAAGACATTCAACAGGCAATAGATGATATTTATCAGGCTGATTTTGACAACTGGGGTTTGGATTTGATTTCCGGCTTGCCTTACCAAACCCTCGACGATTGGCAACAGTCTCTGGCAAAGGCTGTTGAATTACAGCCCAAACACATATCTTGTTACGATTTAGTACTAGAACCTACAACAGTATTTGGAAAAAAATACCAGGCGGGGAAAAAACCACTGCCTACAGAAGAAAACACGGCAGAGATGTATTGTATGGCGGTAGCTACGTTAGAAGCAGCAGGGTATCATCACTATGAGATTTCTAATTATGCTAAACCAGGCTATGAATGTCGACACAATCAGGTTTATTGGTTGAATCAACCCTATTATGGTTTTGGCATGGGGGCTGCTAGTTATACTGATAATATCCGATTTACCCGTCCTCGCACCCGTCAACAGTATTATGCTTGGGTGGTAGACTATGAGAGGAAAGGAGGCATTCTAGAAATTCCTCCCGTTTCCGAGACTGACAGGTTTTTGGAAACTTTGATGTTGGGATTAAGACTGAAAAAGGGGGTAAATTTAGCCGGATTAGAAGCTGAATACGGCCAAAATTTTGTAAAAAAACTTATCTCATCCCTCCGGGATTTCGCTCTAGAAAAACTGGTCATCTTAGACGAAAAAGAAGGCATAATCAGGCTGGCTTCTCCTCTTGGTTTTTTGTATTCCAACACTATTTTATCCAGAATATTTGCTGAATTTTTGGATGAAAGGTAA
- a CDS encoding carbon dioxide-concentrating mechanism protein CcmK, with the protein MPSQAAVGSIETRGFPGVLAAADAMVKAGRVTLVGYIRAGSARFTVNIRGDVSEVKRAVEAGIEAVKRTEGAILESWVIIPRPHENVCAVLPIDYTEAVEPYRQAVEGIALPGNGRR; encoded by the coding sequence ATGCCATCTCAAGCCGCAGTGGGCTCCATTGAAACCAGGGGGTTTCCTGGTGTTTTAGCCGCCGCCGATGCCATGGTAAAGGCAGGGAGAGTCACCCTGGTGGGATACATTCGTGCCGGCAGTGCCCGTTTTACCGTTAACATTCGTGGTGACGTCTCCGAGGTGAAAAGGGCGGTGGAGGCGGGGATTGAGGCTGTTAAACGCACCGAAGGCGCTATTTTAGAATCCTGGGTTATCATTCCTCGCCCCCATGAAAATGTTTGTGCCGTACTCCCTATAGATTACACAGAAGCGGTTGAGCCCTACCGTCAAGCCGTCGAGGGAATTGCCTTGCCCGGCAATGGGCGTCGCTAA
- a CDS encoding BMC domain-containing protein encodes MPEAVGVIQTVGFPAILAAADAVVKAARVTLVQFELAERGEFLIAFRGPVSEVQKAMEAGIEAGSKVYGGVIQSHYIVPNPPPNVVDVLPIRYTEKSEPYRF; translated from the coding sequence ATGCCTGAAGCAGTAGGAGTAATCCAAACGGTGGGGTTTCCCGCCATATTAGCAGCAGCAGACGCAGTAGTAAAAGCGGCTCGTGTTACACTTGTACAATTTGAGCTGGCCGAGAGAGGTGAGTTTCTAATTGCCTTTAGAGGGCCAGTCTCCGAGGTGCAAAAGGCCATGGAAGCCGGCATTGAAGCGGGCAGTAAGGTCTATGGCGGCGTGATTCAGAGCCACTACATAGTACCCAACCCCCCACCGAACGTGGTAGACGTGTTACCGATAAGATATACGGAGAAGTCGGAACCCTATCGTTTTTGA
- a CDS encoding 2TM domain-containing protein, whose amino-acid sequence MPPRWPRKPDRKNDPAYRKLDDRMNFAVHTALFLAVNSGVWFFHNLNHPEWAWTTPFTLGWSVILGLHLLYIGFLADYSH is encoded by the coding sequence ATGCCGCCCCGTTGGCCAAGAAAACCAGACAGGAAAAACGATCCAGCCTACCGGAAATTAGATGATAGGATGAATTTTGCTGTCCATACCGCACTGTTTTTGGCAGTTAACTCGGGGGTGTGGTTTTTCCATAATCTTAACCACCCCGAATGGGCATGGACAACCCCCTTTACCCTCGGCTGGAGTGTTATTCTGGGACTACACTTGTTGTATATAGGTTTCCTGGCAGACTACTCCCATTAG
- a CDS encoding glycosyltransferase family 39 protein, whose amino-acid sequence MSRQIFAWEIPYYRLKSREYWWECLYVFLLLLAALVLFCHNLGSLPLRDWDESTFAQVAREIYESSFSHWQWLFPTLWRKPYLNKPPLIHTLTAIAYSFLGVNEFSSRIVGASLTALSVPLLYLMVRELFIPRYYALFSALVYLTTLPVVRHGRLAMLDGAVLCFEILFFLCLLKTRRDLRYSYGVGISLTLLCLTKGWMMAVLLGVIGLVFILWDTPRLVTSFYFWGGVILGILPSVAWYSAQYLYYGEQYLKTAIQHQSLNRIFQVVEGNSGAVWYYLLELAKYYHPWLFLSFWGIRQAWLHRNWSWGRLIIATVIPFLIAISLMQTKLPWYILPIYPFLAITTAVALAETKNLPSSQPYPPLWSGFFFTLTLATMGGMAYFILTQPEAEHILANLILLSITFLAVAIFLQRRDEQFIVVLFWGMFISLAVFVSSPYWLWELNEAFAVKPVAELIRENVPENKPVYINFEYERPSLNFYSQRLVPTFKWEEIEKLAQDSYLLIPRDSLDSLRHSHPTVYRNSCDNGACLEKIGGNFILLEPQNQYKENEWKIEYNQVKNNPQEKYK is encoded by the coding sequence ATGAGCCGTCAGATATTTGCCTGGGAAATCCCCTATTACCGGCTGAAATCCAGAGAATACTGGTGGGAATGCCTTTATGTTTTCCTCCTGTTGTTGGCAGCACTAGTTTTGTTCTGCCATAATTTAGGCAGTTTACCACTGAGAGACTGGGATGAAAGTACATTCGCGCAAGTAGCGAGGGAAATATACGAGTCTTCCTTTTCCCACTGGCAATGGTTATTTCCTACCCTTTGGCGGAAACCCTATTTGAATAAACCGCCTCTAATTCACACCCTGACGGCTATAGCCTATAGCTTTTTGGGGGTAAATGAATTTTCTAGCCGCATTGTGGGCGCCTCCTTGACGGCACTGTCAGTGCCCCTCCTCTACCTAATGGTGAGGGAATTATTTATACCCCGTTATTATGCCCTTTTTTCCGCCCTAGTCTATCTTACTACCCTACCTGTGGTAAGACATGGGCGTTTGGCGATGCTGGATGGGGCAGTATTATGTTTTGAAATACTATTTTTCCTCTGCTTGTTAAAAACGAGACGGGATTTGCGATACAGTTACGGGGTGGGTATTAGTCTAACTCTTCTTTGTTTGACTAAGGGGTGGATGATGGCCGTCTTATTGGGGGTAATAGGATTGGTGTTTATCCTGTGGGATACTCCTAGACTAGTGACTTCATTTTACTTCTGGGGTGGGGTGATTCTTGGCATTCTCCCCTCTGTCGCCTGGTATAGTGCCCAATATTTATATTATGGGGAACAGTATCTAAAAACTGCCATTCAACATCAATCCCTTAATAGGATTTTTCAGGTGGTGGAGGGAAACAGTGGGGCAGTCTGGTATTATTTGTTAGAACTGGCAAAATATTATCATCCCTGGCTTTTCCTTTCCTTTTGGGGCATAAGACAGGCCTGGTTACATCGTAACTGGAGTTGGGGAAGACTTATTATCGCAACTGTTATTCCCTTTTTGATTGCTATTTCCCTAATGCAGACTAAACTTCCATGGTATATTCTTCCCATCTATCCATTTTTAGCAATAACAACGGCGGTAGCATTGGCAGAAACTAAAAATCTTCCCTCTTCCCAACCCTATCCCCCCCTATGGAGTGGGTTTTTCTTCACCCTAACCTTGGCAACAATGGGGGGAATGGCCTATTTTATCTTAACCCAGCCGGAAGCGGAACATATTTTGGCCAATCTGATTCTATTGTCAATAACCTTCCTTGCCGTGGCCATTTTCCTACAGCGTAGGGATGAACAATTTATAGTTGTTTTATTTTGGGGCATGTTTATTTCCCTAGCAGTCTTTGTGTCATCTCCCTATTGGCTATGGGAATTAAACGAGGCTTTTGCGGTTAAACCGGTAGCAGAATTAATAAGAGAAAATGTTCCAGAAAACAAGCCAGTTTACATCAATTTTGAATATGAAAGGCCCAGTCTTAATTTTTATAGCCAAAGGCTAGTGCCCACCTTTAAATGGGAGGAAATTGAGAAACTAGCCCAAGACAGTTATCTGCTCATCCCAAGAGATAGTCTAGATAGTTTGCGGCACTCACACCCCACTGTCTACCGAAACTCCTGTGATAATGGAGCATGCCTTGAAAAGATTGGAGGTAATTTTATCTTATTGGAACCCCAAAATCAATACAAGGAAAATGAGTGGAAAATTGAGTATAATCAAGTCAAAAATAACCCCCAAGAGAAATATAAATAG
- a CDS encoding mechanosensitive ion channel family protein: protein MFSKIAQNILAAFDKIIITILGYLPSLLSGLVILLLTRYLADWIETLVQRIADRTVKSPSLQILFRKTASVAVWVLGFILALVVVFPSFTVGYFFSTLGIGSVVVGFAFQDILKNFFAGILILSQEPFSIGDEIAVEGYQGLVEHIDIRTTTIRTYQGEKILIPNATLFTNSVLVRTGFDYRRTDIELGLDYNTELEEIQQLLLRVVKSVEGVVDNPPPEVDVVGFGDSAVRLVVRYWTPPQQKTVRRVQTRAIIAIKKALGGASTIVSPSARAIHLDQQEC, encoded by the coding sequence ATGTTCAGCAAAATAGCCCAGAATATACTGGCTGCATTTGATAAAATAATAATAACAATCCTAGGCTATCTTCCCAGTTTGCTGTCTGGTTTAGTAATCCTGTTGTTGACAAGATACCTGGCAGATTGGATAGAGACTTTAGTCCAGAGAATAGCAGATAGGACAGTTAAAAGCCCATCCTTGCAGATTTTATTCAGGAAAACGGCAAGTGTAGCGGTTTGGGTATTGGGGTTTATTCTGGCATTAGTTGTCGTTTTTCCAAGCTTTACGGTGGGTTATTTTTTCAGTACACTGGGAATAGGCTCAGTAGTAGTTGGATTTGCCTTTCAAGATATTTTAAAAAACTTCTTCGCCGGGATATTAATATTATCACAAGAACCATTTTCTATAGGAGATGAAATTGCCGTTGAGGGTTACCAGGGATTGGTGGAGCATATTGACATTAGAACCACAACTATTCGCACATATCAAGGGGAAAAAATTCTCATTCCCAATGCCACTCTTTTTACCAATTCGGTTTTAGTAAGGACTGGTTTTGATTACCGTCGCACAGACATAGAATTGGGGTTGGATTATAACACTGAGCTGGAAGAAATACAACAGTTACTTCTGAGGGTAGTCAAGAGTGTTGAAGGAGTGGTAGACAATCCGCCGCCAGAGGTGGATGTAGTGGGTTTTGGCGACAGTGCGGTCCGACTTGTGGTAAGATACTGGACACCACCACAACAAAAAACCGTCAGAAGAGTGCAAACCAGGGCTATTATTGCTATCAAAAAAGCCCTAGGGGGGGCATCTACCATTGTATCCCCTTCCGCCCGTGCCATTCATTTAGACCAACAGGAGTGTTAG
- a CDS encoding ferrous iron transport protein A, whose translation MANNQHHPLTNLEVGKAAIVCQILTGIHGKALTNRLKSLGLVSGKKVKILRKLWWGKTLHVKVGATTTIALRDEEAKLIIVKPTSGQ comes from the coding sequence ATGGCAAACAATCAACACCATCCGCTGACAAACTTGGAAGTTGGGAAGGCTGCAATAGTCTGTCAAATCTTAACAGGAATCCATGGTAAAGCCTTGACAAATCGTCTCAAATCCCTCGGATTGGTAAGTGGGAAAAAAGTGAAAATCCTCCGCAAACTGTGGTGGGGGAAAACTCTCCATGTAAAAGTAGGTGCTACCACTACAATTGCCCTTAGAGACGAGGAGGCGAAATTAATTATAGTCAAACCAACTTCTGGTCAATGA
- a CDS encoding transcriptional repressor, with product MTGKLTKSQQKILDVLKSVEGEISAQEIYHILRKNGSSTGLATVYRHLKFFLLRGLVKERITVDGESLYQLINHSHQHHFNCINCGKSVLLPDNNCPINEAVYKSLVPNNFRIYYHSLEFFGLCECCQRMADEKDSL from the coding sequence ATGACTGGCAAACTTACTAAAAGTCAACAGAAAATCCTAGATGTGTTAAAAAGCGTCGAGGGGGAGATTAGTGCACAAGAAATTTATCATATTCTACGCAAAAATGGCTCTTCTACTGGCTTGGCTACCGTCTATCGCCACCTTAAATTTTTCCTTCTACGGGGTTTGGTAAAGGAGAGAATCACTGTAGACGGCGAGTCTTTATACCAGCTAATTAATCATAGCCATCAACATCATTTTAACTGTATTAACTGTGGCAAATCCGTACTACTTCCTGACAATAATTGCCCCATCAACGAGGCAGTTTATAAATCACTAGTGCCAAACAATTTTCGTATTTACTACCATAGCCTAGAGTTTTTCGGCTTATGTGAATGCTGCCAAAGAATGGCTGATGAAAAAGACAGTTTATAG
- the hisF gene encoding imidazole glycerol phosphate synthase subunit HisF has product MLAKRILPCLDVNAGRVVKGVNFVNLKDAGDPVELARLYNDAGADELVFLDITATHEDRDTIIDVVYRTAEQVFIPLTVGGGIRTLENVKNLLRAGADKISVNSTAVKDPDFINRASDRFGSQCIVVAIDARRRKDPENPGWDVYIRGGRENTGIDAVSWAEEVAKRGAGELLVTSMDADGTQAGYDLELTRAIAERVEIPVIASGGAGNCEHIYQALTEGKAEAALLASLLHYGQLTIPQIKEYLSQRGVTVRL; this is encoded by the coding sequence ATGTTAGCCAAGAGAATATTGCCTTGTTTGGATGTCAATGCCGGTAGAGTGGTTAAAGGGGTAAATTTTGTGAATCTGAAAGATGCAGGGGATCCAGTGGAACTGGCTAGACTGTATAATGATGCGGGGGCTGATGAGTTGGTGTTTTTGGATATTACCGCTACTCACGAGGATAGAGACACCATCATCGATGTAGTCTATCGTACCGCGGAACAGGTGTTTATACCCCTGACAGTGGGGGGGGGCATCAGAACCTTAGAGAATGTTAAAAATTTGTTAAGAGCAGGAGCAGACAAAATTAGTGTAAACTCAACAGCAGTAAAGGATCCAGATTTTATTAATAGGGCAAGCGATCGTTTTGGCAGTCAGTGTATAGTGGTAGCAATAGATGCGAGGAGAAGAAAAGATCCAGAAAACCCGGGGTGGGACGTGTATATCCGGGGAGGCAGGGAGAATACAGGAATAGATGCAGTTTCTTGGGCGGAAGAGGTAGCCAAAAGGGGTGCAGGGGAATTGTTGGTAACTAGCATGGATGCGGACGGCACCCAGGCGGGATATGATTTAGAACTGACTAGGGCTATAGCGGAAAGAGTGGAAATTCCAGTTATTGCCTCTGGCGGCGCCGGTAACTGTGAACATATATACCAGGCTTTGACGGAGGGGAAAGCGGAGGCGGCTTTATTGGCTTCTCTACTACATTATGGCCAGTTGACTATCCCCCAAATCAAAGAATACCTGAGTCAAAGGGGCGTTACCGTGAGACTTTAA
- a CDS encoding cobalt-precorrin-5B (C(1))-methyltransferase — protein MARSGYTLPVFATASAVAALRILQKEIAEKEVEIDLLNPPERVIIPVEQVARIGDNQALAITRSDPGDNLDLTRNTPVWALVTLVPNSEKKILIQGGEGVGRIIACNNKPAIYSYAKNLLEINLLAYLEDNAQVEVKIILPEGKKLAERTSNAAFGVVEGLSLLGTSGISQPLSSPEQLELYLEELTSKSKNFEHLVFCIGENGLDLAAKIGFNPAQLVKTANWLGPMLVKAGELGLKSILLFGYHGKLIKLAGNVFQTHHFVADARLEILTSLACFVGVPQEVCRQIFIAETVESGLAILRNFDAINGTKYQDTVYHLMANRIEENSRNYIKKHIDISVYVGAILFARNREIIVKGETAESILSYYL, from the coding sequence ATGGCAAGATCAGGCTACACTTTACCAGTTTTTGCTACTGCTTCTGCAGTGGCTGCCCTGAGGATTCTACAGAAAGAGATAGCTGAAAAGGAAGTGGAAATAGACTTGTTAAACCCTCCAGAAAGGGTTATAATTCCAGTTGAGCAAGTAGCAAGAATTGGTGACAATCAAGCCCTAGCAATTACTCGCTCAGACCCAGGGGATAACCTGGATTTGACTAGGAATACCCCCGTTTGGGCCTTGGTAACCCTTGTCCCAAATTCAGAGAAAAAAATTCTCATTCAAGGGGGGGAAGGGGTGGGGAGAATCATTGCCTGTAACAACAAACCGGCCATCTACAGCTATGCAAAAAATTTGTTAGAAATCAATCTGTTAGCTTACCTAGAAGACAATGCCCAAGTGGAAGTTAAAATTATTCTGCCTGAGGGTAAAAAACTAGCTGAAAGGACTTCTAATGCTGCTTTTGGTGTGGTAGAAGGTTTATCTTTACTTGGCACTAGTGGTATTTCTCAACCCCTGAGTTCCCCCGAACAATTAGAATTGTATTTAGAGGAGTTAACCAGTAAGAGCAAAAATTTTGAACATCTAGTTTTCTGTATTGGCGAAAATGGTTTAGATTTAGCCGCAAAAATTGGCTTCAACCCTGCACAACTAGTAAAAACCGCTAACTGGTTGGGGCCAATGTTAGTAAAAGCCGGGGAATTAGGGTTAAAATCTATTCTCCTATTTGGCTATCATGGCAAACTTATAAAATTAGCCGGCAATGTGTTCCAAACCCATCATTTTGTTGCAGATGCTAGACTGGAAATTCTAACATCCCTTGCCTGTTTTGTGGGAGTGCCTCAGGAGGTTTGTAGACAAATATTTATAGCGGAAACTGTAGAATCTGGTTTAGCGATTCTCCGTAATTTCGATGCCATAAATGGCACTAAATATCAGGACACGGTTTATCATCTCATGGCTAACAGAATAGAGGAAAACAGTCGTAATTACATTAAAAAGCACATAGATATTTCGGTCTATGTGGGTGCGATTCTTTTCGCCAGAAACCGGGAAATTATTGTCAAGGGTGAAACGGCTGAATCCATCTTGTCTTACTATCTTTAG